One Bombus fervidus isolate BK054 chromosome 2, iyBomFerv1, whole genome shotgun sequence DNA segment encodes these proteins:
- the Pip gene encoding heparan sulfate 2-O-sulfotransferase pipe isoform X3, whose amino-acid sequence MEVRLQPGEDEILSANQLSSEGVQTDSSPSGIVHYPNRHRIFAIKYKETEVLDIDALNNTKRADRSVLFFNRVPKVGSQTFMELLRRLSMRNGFSFNRDRVQRVETIRLAPIEQLQLARMVSSYSEPSVYIKHVCFTNFTEFNLPQPIYINIVRDPVERVISWYYYVRAPWYYVERKQIFPDLPLPDPNWLKKDFESCVLKADRECRYLEGEIHEGIGDHRRQTLFFCGHSEKCTPFNTVGALERAKMAVEKHYAVVGVLEDVNTTLTVLENYIPRFFRGATDVYYDEVNAFTRINRNFFKPPVSEEVKDIVRSNFTREIEFYQFCKQRLYKQLRALKLTKTTPLYESNSL is encoded by the exons AAGGAGTGCAAACCGATTCTAGTCCGAGTGGAATCGTCCATTACCCAAACAGAcatcgtatcttcgcaataaaG TACAAAGAAACTGAAGTGTTGGACATTGACGCACTCAACAACACAAAAAGAGCGGACCGGAGCGTCCTGTTCTTCAATCGTGTACCGAAAGTGGGCTCTCAAACCTTTATGGAACTCTTGAGAAGGCTGTCCATGAGGAATGGCTTTTCCTTCAACAGAGATCGTGTGCAAAGAGTCGAAACAATTCGTCTTGCGCCTATCGAACAG CTACAACTCGCCAGGATGGTCAGCAGCTATTCAGAACCATCTGTCTATATAAAACACGTGTGTTTCACAAATTTCACAGA ATTCAACCTGCCACAGCCAATTTACATCAACATAGTCCGGGATCCTGTTGAAAGAGTGATATCCTGGTACTATTACGTGCGAGCACCTTGGTATTACGTCGAGAGAAAGCAAATATTTCCAGACCTACCACTGCCGGATCCGAACTGGCTGAAGAAGGACTTCGAGTCCTGTGTACTTAAGGCGGACCGTGAATGTAGATACCTCGAGGGTGAAATTCACGAGGGAATCGGCGATCATCGCAGGCAAACGCTTTTCTTCTGCGGTCACAGCGAGAAATGCAC CCCGTTCAACACAGTGGGCGCACTGGAACGAGCGAAGATGGCAGTGGAGAAACACTATGCGGTTGTCGGAGTGCTCGAGGACGTAAATACCACTCTCACGGTattggaaaattatatacCCCGATTTTTCCGAGGCGCCACCGACGTCTACTACG ACGAGGTGAACGCGTTCACGAGGATCAATCGAAACTTCTTCAAGCCACCAGTCAGCGAAGAAGTAAAGGACATAGTACGAAGCAATTTCACCAGGGAAATCGAATTCTATCAGTTCTGCAAGCAACGACTATACAAACAGCTGAGGGCATTGAAGTTGACCAAAACCACGCCTCTGTACGAAAGCAATAGCTTGTAA